From the Agromyces laixinhei genome, the window CGGAACCGGCCCAGTCGACCGAGACGAGCACGACGATGAACGGCGAGGCCATGATGACGAGGAGCAGGCCGAGCACCCCGCTGAGCTCACGGGCGCGCCGGGTGGCGAGCAGCAACGAGGCGATCCCGGTCGCCACACGGGCGAGCAGCAGGCACGTGGCGAACGCCATCGCCGCGGCGATGAGTGCGAGCAGCGCCTCTCCCACGCCACGCGACCAGGTGACGACCGTGCCGAGCAGCACGATGCCGAGCACCAGTGCCGGAATGCCGACGGTCGCCGCGACCGCAAGCCCGATGGCGAGCGAACGGTCGGGCAGCCCGAAGAGTGCGAACCGCCGGGGATCCATGGTGTCGTCGACGCCGAAGATCAGCGGCACGATGATGAAGCCGAGCACGGTGAGCGCCCCGGCCAGGACGAAACCGTCGCGGATGAGCGCGACGTCATCGACGAAGCGCAGGCCCACGAGGAAGGCGACCAGCAGAGCAGCCATCCCCAGTCCGTACACGAGCCCGATGACGATGCCGACGACCTGCCAGGGGCTTCGCCGGAAGATGTTGCCGAGCAGTCGCAGTTTCAGTCGGAGAAACTGTGCAACCATTCCATGCCTTCCGCAGCCTTGCGTCCGCCGGCGAGTTCGACGAATCGGTCTTCGAGCGTCTGTCCGGCGCGTACCTCGTCGAGCGTGCCCGCCGCGAGCACGCGCCCCGCCACGATGATGGCCGCCGAGTCGCAGACGCGTTCGATGAGGTCCATACCGTGGCTGGAGAGCATGACCGTGCCGCCCCCGGCCACGTAGCGTTCGAGGATCTCGGTGAGGTTCGCGGCCGACACGGGGTCGACGGATTCGAACGGCTCGTCGAGCACGAGGAGCCGCGGCGAGTGGATCATCGCGCACGCGAGCGCGACCTTCTTCGTCATTCCGGCCGAGTAGTCGGCGACGAGGCGGTCGACGGCGTCATCGAGGCCGAACGCGGTGATCAGGTCGGCGCTGCGCTCGCGCACCGTGCGACTGTCGAGGCCGCGGAGCACGCCCGAGTAGTGCAGCAGCTGCGCGCCGGTGAGCCGGTCGAATACCCGCAGTCGGTCAGGCAGAACTCCCGTGGCGCGCTTGGCCGCCTGCGGGTTCGCCCAGGCGTCGATGCCGTGGATGCGCACGACTCCCGCATCGGGGCGGAGCAGGCCCGTCACCATCGAGAGCGTCGTCGTCTTTCCCGCCCCGTTCGGGCCGACGATGCCGAAGAACGAGCCGGCGCGCACGTCGAGGCTGATGCCGTCGACGGCCGTGTTCTCGCCGAACTTCTTCACGAGCCCGTCGATCGCGAGCACCGTCGGCGCCTGTGCCGCCGGCGCTGGGCGAGCCGGGCGCAACGAGCGCTTCTTCCGTGCCGTCTGCTGCTTGGTCGGGCGGATCACCGCGACGGCCTGCGCCGCGCTTCCGGATGCCTCAGCGAGCTCGACCTCCGTCTCGACGGGCGCCTCGGCAGCAACGGGCGTGTCGTCGGCAACGGGGGTGGTTTCGGCAGGAGCGGCCGCTTCGGGTTCGGCCGCGGCGATCGCCGCAGCGCCCACGGCTGCGGCGGCGGCCGGGCGCTTCGGAGTGCGTTCGACGGTCTCCTCGTCGATCTCGGAACGGATCGTCGGTGTCACGGTCAGCGGCGTCTCGGGCACCGCCGTCGCCGGCACCTGCGCTTCCGGAACCGTCGCCGCTGGAACCGTCGGCTCGGATACGGCCGCGGCGGAGGTGGCAGGCGCCTTGCGCGTGGTGCGCTCGGCGGCCGTCGTCTCTTTGGTGAGGGCCGCCGCGACACGCTGCGTCTGACGTTTCGTGGCTGCTGTGGCGGCAGCGGCCGTGCGACCGCCCGACGTGCCTGCGGCGCTCTTCGCCGCCGACGCGCGAGGCGTCCTCGTGGCCTTGGCGGTTTCACCGCGCGAGGCTGCCGCCTTCGCCGATGCGGTACGCGATGCGGCAGTGCGCTTCGAGGCAGACGGGCTCACGTTCGTCTCGCCGTCGGCAGCGGACTCCGCGGCGGACGTCTTGGCGGCGGCGGTCTTCTTCGCCGCGGCCGTCTTCTTCGCCGCAGCCGTCTTCTTCGCCGCAGCCGTCTTCGCAGCGGTCGGCTTCGCAGCCGTCTTCTTCGCCGCAGCGGTCTTCGCACCGGCCGGAGTCTTCGCGGCATCAGTCTTCGCAGCCGGAGCCTTCGAGGCGGGAGTCTTCGCGGTCTCGGTGTTCGATGCGGTCTTCCGCGCAGGTCGCACCGGCGCCGCGGCCGCCGGACGCTCCGACCGGGATTCCGTCGATTCGGACGCCCCCACGTCGGTGCCTTCGGCAGTCTCGTCGTCGTGTTCGGAGCGCGAAACGGAAGTCACCCAGATAACCTATCAATCAGCACCGCCGAAGCGAGATTCGGCACGGGAAGATCTCGCCAGAGGCTGGGTAACACCTGAGCGTCCTATCACGATCGCACTACGACCTCGCCCCCCGGATGGTGGACAGGGCGCACCCCGGATATCCTGAGATCCGGCATAACGGCGTGTCCATATGTGAACTTCCGGATGAAATCGGGGCGAACCTTCGGCGACGAGGGTGACTCGCGATGCGTCCGGCCCACCGAAGGAGATGCAGTGACCCAGATCGTGATTCTCGCGGCCGGCATGGGGAGCCGGCTCGGGCGATCCCTCCCCAAGCCCCTCACCGAACTCAGCGACGGCCGCACCATCATGGGCCAGCAGTTCGACAACATCGAGCACTCGTTCGGCGGCAACGCCAACGTGACCATCGTCGTCGGTTACAAGCTCGAGCACATCATCGAGGCGTTCCCGCAGGCATCGTTCGTCTACAACGAGGAGTACGACCAGACGAACACCTCGAAGAGCCTCATGCGCGCCCTCTCGGCATCACGCCCCGGCGGGGTGCTCTGGATGAACGGCGACGTCGTCTTCGATCCGAGCATCCTCGACCGCGCGCTGCCCTACATCGCACGCGACCAGTCCTTCGTGACCGTCAACACCTCGAAGGTGTCCGACGAAGAGGTGAAGTACACGACGAGCGCCGAGGGCTACATCAAGCAGCTCTCCAAGACCGTCAGGGGCGGCCTCGGCGAGGCCGTCGGCATCAACTACATCTCGAGCCGCGACAAGGCCACGTTCCTCGCGCAGCTGCGGCGCGTCGGCGACCAGGACTACTTCGAGCGCGGCCTCGAGCTCGCGATCGAGCAGAACGGCATCCTCGTCGAGCCGATGGACATCTCCGACCTCTACGCGGTCGAGATCGACTTCGCCGAAGACCTGGAGCGCGCGAACCACTTCGTGTGACCTGCAACACAGCGCACAGCAGAACAGCACTGAAGAAGAGCGGATGCCCCGGGGCATCCGCTCTTCTCGGTCTCTCGGTGCGCTCAGCCCCCGGTCGTGAGGGTGCGCGCGACGCCGGCACGGGCGAGCGACGCAGCGATCACACGGCCGAGCCAGGTGAAGACGATGGGGCTGAGCGTGAAGAGGCCGAGGTAGAGCGCCCAGAACCAGGGCGCGTAGTGCTCCGGGCCGAGGGCGATGAAGGTGCCGGCGGCGAGCAGCAGGCCTGCGGCCCCAGCTGCGACGTAGTAGAGCCAGGGCGACCAGTTCTTGTATCGGGTGATGAAGAAGGGAAGCTCCAGCAGCGCACCGACGAGCAGGCCCGTGCCGAGGAACCGCAGGATCCACTGCGGGGCGAACGCCGCGCCCACGAGGCCCGCGATGAATCCGGTGAGGATGCCGACACCGGGGCGCTTCAGCAGGGCGAGTGCCACGGCGCTCGGCAGGAAGTGCGAGCCGATCGTGATGCCGTACAGCATCGGGGCGATTCCGGCGATGAGCCCGGCGACGTACCCCGCCCCGGCGGCGAACAGACCACCGCCGACGCCGATCGCGGCGCAGCTCAGGATGATGCGGGTACTGGTGCGGTGCACGAGGTTCCTTCCGACTGGGCTCGGCACTTGCCACCCGTCTGTAGACAAATCTACCCCGGCCCGGCATCTACGATGAGAGCGTGATGAGCACGGTATCGAACACGTACGGTGATGCCCATCCGCTGCGGCGGACGCCGTGGGCGCGGTACCGGCATTCGCTCTGGCTGCTCACGACGCGCGACTTGAAGGTGCGATACTCGACCTCCGCCCTCGGCTACGTGTGGTCGGTGCTCGACCCGCTCGTGATGGCGGGAATCTACTGGTTCGTCTTCACCCAGGTGTTCCAGCGACCGGTTGGCACCGACCCCTACATCGTCTTCCTGCTGACGGCGCTGCTCCCGTGGATGTGGTTCACCGGCGCGGTCTCCGACTCGACGCGCGCGTTCCTGAAGGACGCGAAACTCGTGCGCTCGACGATGATCCCCCGCACGATCTGGGTCAACCGCATCGTGCTGTCGAAGGGCCTCGAGTTCTTACTCGCATTGCCGGTGCTCGCACTGTTCGTCGTGGTGTTCCACGAGCAGGTCCAGTTGCACTGGGAGCTCGCACTGTTCCCGCTCGCGATCGTGCTGCAGGCCGTGCTCACCGCCGGCGTCGCCCTCATCGTGGCACCGCTCGTGGTCTTCTTCCGCGACCTCGAGCGGGCCGTGAAACTCGCCCTGCGATTCCTGTTCTACGCCTCCCCCATCATCTACGGCGTGACCGACCTGCCGTCGGAACTGCACTTCTGGGCCGCCTTCAACCCGCTTTCGGGTATCTTCGGCATCTACCGGGCCGGATTCTTCCCCGACGAACTCGACTGGTTCAACGTCGTGGTCTCCGCGGTGATGTCGCTCGTCATCCTCGTGGTCGGCCTGTGGGTGTTCCGCTCGTCTGAGCGCCAGATGCTGAAGGAGATCTGACTTGGATGCATCGACCGCCGTCTCGACGCCCGCCTTCGCCATTCGCACCACCCGGCTCGGCATCTGCTTCCGGCGCAACCGCCGTGGCCGTCGCTCGTTCAAGGACCTGCTCGCCGGACGTCGTCGTCGAACCCGCCCCGGGGAGTTCTGGGCGTTGCGCGACGTCTCGATCGAGGTGAGCCCGGGCGAGGCGATCGGCGTGGTCGGACGCAACGGCCAGGGCAAGTCGACGCTGCTGAAACTCGTCGCCGGCGTCATGATCGCCGACGAGGGAACGGTCGAGGTGGCCGGCGGCGTCGCGCCGCTCATCGAGATCACCGGCGGCTTCGTCGACGACCTCACCGTGCGCGACAACGTCTACCTGACCGCCGGTCTGCACGGCATGACGAACGCGCAGATCGACGCGAAGTTCGACGAGATCATCGACTTCGCCGACATCGGCGATTTTCTCGACACCCCCTACAAGCACCTTTCGAGCGGCATGAAGGTGCGCATCGCGTTCGCCGTGATCTCCCAGCTCGAGGAACCCATCATGCTCGTCGACGAGGTGCTCGCCGTGGGCGACAAGGCGTTCCGCGAGAAGTGCTATCGCCGCATCGACGAACTGCTCGCCGGCGGCCGCACCCTGTTCTTCGTCTCGCACAACGAGCGCGACCTGCGGCGCTTCTGCACTCGGGGGCTCTATCTCGACAAGGGATCCCTGGTGTTCGACGGACCGATCGACGAGGTGCTCGCCCGGTACAACGCGGAGCACGGGGTCGGGTAACCGGTCGGGGCGGTCCCGCCCAGTTCGCTCGCGTATCATCGCCACATGCCCGACCGCGTGTACAAGATCACCTCGATGGGCTCGGATGCCGCGCGCGAGCAGACCGGCTCGGCCGAAGGCTCGCAATCCGGCGAACCCCGGGCCCACGGGGTCGAGCGTGCGATCGATCGGGCGCTCGCGATCCAGCGTCCGATCGTCGTGGCGCATCTGCGTGGCATCCGTCGCCGATCGCCCGGAGCGACGCCCGACCAACTCGTCCGCATCCTCGAACGCCGCTACCTCGCGGCCGTCACGACGGGCGGCGCAGCAGTCGGCGCCACCGCCGTGATCCCCGGGGTCGGCACGGGCGTGACACTCGCGTTGTCAGGCGTCGAAACCGCGGGGTTCCTCGAAGCGACGGCGCTCTTCGCCCAGTCGGTCGCAGAGGTGCACGGCATCCCCGTCGACAATCCCGAGCGGGCGCGAGCGCTCGTCATGACGCTCATGCTCGGCCGGGAAGGCAGCGACCTCGTTCGCCAGTTCGCAGGCCAGGCCTCCGGCACCGGCATCGCCCGCGATGCGTACTGGGGTGAGCTCATCACGAACAGCATCCCGAAGGCCGTCATGGGCACGGTCGTCGATCG encodes:
- a CDS encoding ABC transporter ATP-binding protein, with the protein product MDASTAVSTPAFAIRTTRLGICFRRNRRGRRSFKDLLAGRRRRTRPGEFWALRDVSIEVSPGEAIGVVGRNGQGKSTLLKLVAGVMIADEGTVEVAGGVAPLIEITGGFVDDLTVRDNVYLTAGLHGMTNAQIDAKFDEIIDFADIGDFLDTPYKHLSSGMKVRIAFAVISQLEEPIMLVDEVLAVGDKAFREKCYRRIDELLAGGRTLFFVSHNERDLRRFCTRGLYLDKGSLVFDGPIDEVLARYNAEHGVG
- a CDS encoding ECF transporter S component, translated to MHRTSTRIILSCAAIGVGGGLFAAGAGYVAGLIAGIAPMLYGITIGSHFLPSAVALALLKRPGVGILTGFIAGLVGAAFAPQWILRFLGTGLLVGALLELPFFITRYKNWSPWLYYVAAGAAGLLLAAGTFIALGPEHYAPWFWALYLGLFTLSPIVFTWLGRVIAASLARAGVARTLTTGG
- a CDS encoding ABC transporter ATP-binding protein codes for the protein MRPARPAPAAQAPTVLAIDGLVKKFGENTAVDGISLDVRAGSFFGIVGPNGAGKTTTLSMVTGLLRPDAGVVRIHGIDAWANPQAAKRATGVLPDRLRVFDRLTGAQLLHYSGVLRGLDSRTVRERSADLITAFGLDDAVDRLVADYSAGMTKKVALACAMIHSPRLLVLDEPFESVDPVSAANLTEILERYVAGGGTVMLSSHGMDLIERVCDSAAIIVAGRVLAAGTLDEVRAGQTLEDRFVELAGGRKAAEGMEWLHSFSD
- a CDS encoding ABC transporter permease — encoded protein: MSTVSNTYGDAHPLRRTPWARYRHSLWLLTTRDLKVRYSTSALGYVWSVLDPLVMAGIYWFVFTQVFQRPVGTDPYIVFLLTALLPWMWFTGAVSDSTRAFLKDAKLVRSTMIPRTIWVNRIVLSKGLEFLLALPVLALFVVVFHEQVQLHWELALFPLAIVLQAVLTAGVALIVAPLVVFFRDLERAVKLALRFLFYASPIIYGVTDLPSELHFWAAFNPLSGIFGIYRAGFFPDELDWFNVVVSAVMSLVILVVGLWVFRSSERQMLKEI
- a CDS encoding NTP transferase domain-containing protein; translated protein: MGSRLGRSLPKPLTELSDGRTIMGQQFDNIEHSFGGNANVTIVVGYKLEHIIEAFPQASFVYNEEYDQTNTSKSLMRALSASRPGGVLWMNGDVVFDPSILDRALPYIARDQSFVTVNTSKVSDEEVKYTTSAEGYIKQLSKTVRGGLGEAVGINYISSRDKATFLAQLRRVGDQDYFERGLELAIEQNGILVEPMDISDLYAVEIDFAEDLERANHFV